The Banduia mediterranea genome includes the window GTCGATCGCCGTGGGCTGGGGCGGCGTGTTCGGTCAATCGGTGCGGGCAACCGAGCTGCGGACGCCGGGTACGGTGTACACGTTTGCGCTCGGCGGCAAGGCGAAGAAGCCGGCATTCGTGGATTACCAGCGCAACACCCTCCTTTCCGGTGTCAAATACCAGGCGGAAGACGTGCAGCCGGGCGCAGCTCTCTACGTCAGCCACTGCGTGTTCTGTCACGGTGTCCCCGGTGTGGACAAGGGTGGCGACATTCCCAACCTGGGTTACTCCGCAACGGCGGTCATCGAGAATCTCGACAAGTTCGTCTTCGAGGGACCGATGATGCCGCTGGGCATGCCGGACTTCACCGGCAAGCTCGCGCCGGAGGAGGTCGAGAAGATCAAGGCTTTCATTCAGGGTACTGCGGACGCGATCCGGCCGAAGTCCTAGTGGAGCGAGGCGCGGCCGGGCGATGGCGCACGGCCGTACTGCGGTCGGATTCGAGGAGATTAGAATGAAAACAGGAAGCCCCGTGAGGGTCTTGCGAAATTTCCGCTGAAATTGGTTTGAGTGCTTGCACCAGCGGCGCGCTGGTTATTTGTTGACCAGCCCGGAAGCCTCCGACCGGAATCCGGATGCCGGTGTGGTCAAGAAGTGTTCATTGCCTGGTTTTGCGGGCACGGTGAATCCGGCGCCAGTGCGCACGAAAGGTATGGACGGGGTTACGGTGACGGTATACGAAACGCACGAATTGGTTCGAACCGAATAGGGGAAACAGTAAACCGTCACCGTAACCCGCGTAACCCGTAACCCGTACCCCCCCAAGACCCTCTATAGAATGGTTTCGTCTGCACACAACACCGCAAAACCATCATTGCAGGCGATCCCATAGAATCGACCCTCGTTTCAAGGAGACAAACCCCATGAGCATCACCGCTCTCGAAATGAACCTGCTGCGCCGCCAAAACCTCGGCGACGGCCTGCGCCGCTCGGCCCTCGCGGCGCCGAACAAGCCCGCAATCATCTACTACACCACCGACGGCAAGAGCCGCAGCGTCACCTACGCCGAGCTCAACAGCATGGCCAACGCCGTGGCGCACAACCTCACGAAACGCGGCATCGCCAAGGGCGACAAGGTAGCCGCGCTTTCGCGCAACAGCATCGAATTCCTCGTGCTCGGCCATGCACTGCACAAGATCGGCGCCTGGCTGGTGCCGATCAACTTCATGCTGCAGCCGCCCGACGTGCAGCACCTGATCGGCTTCTCCGAAACCAAATGGTTCTTCGTCGAAGATGCCTTGCTGGGCAATGTGTCCCCCGTGCTCGACAAGCTCACTGGCGTGCAGCAGTTCGTGCAATTCGGCCCGAGTCCAAGCCGCCCGGCGGGCTGGATGGCCTTCGACGAATTGCTGCCAGGCCCCACGCACGAGCCCGAAGTGCTCATCGAAAGCGACGACGTGGCCACGCTGCTGTTCACGAGCGGCACCGAGTCCGCCCCCAAGGGCGTGCTCTCCAGCCATGCCAACTACTATGCCGCGCATATGGGCTGGTCGATGAACATCGGCTACTCCAAGGACGACTGCTTTCTGGTCAGCATTCCGTTGATCCACATGGCTGCGTACCTTTTTTGCACGCTGTGCCTGACCCACCAAATCACCATCGTGATGACGCAGTCGCCCCAGCCCGTGCAAATGATCGAGCTGATCGAGCGCCACCGCATCACGGCCACTGCGCTGCCGCCCACGCTGTATGTGGCATTGATCGCGTGTCCCAATTTCAAGACCTGCGACCTCAGCAGCGCCAGCAAGTTTGTGAGCTGGGCCTCGACCATCCCCAAAGCCATGATCGATGGCTGGAAGCAGGTGGCGCCGAATCTCCGCTTTTATTCGGGCCAGGGCATGAGCGAAACCACTGCCGCGCCCCAGACGGTGGGTAGCATCGCCAGCTGGGACGAAATGCCCAACGGCGACGGCCGCTGGGTGGGCTGGCCCGCAGCCTACTGTGTGGAACTGCGCCTGGTCGATGACGAGGACAAGGACGTGCCCATAGGCACGGCAGGCGAGCAGATCGTGCGCGGCCCGGCCGTAATGAAGGGCTATTACAAGAACGAAGAAACCAACCAGCGCGTGTTCCGCGGCGGCTGGTTCCATACCGGCGACGTCATGTTCCGCGACGCCGCAGGCAACCACTTCTTTGCCGACCGCAAGAAGGACATGATCAAGAGCGGCGGCGAGAACGTCTATTGCCAGGAGGTCGAAAGCGTGCTCGGCACACACCCCGCCGTGATGCAGTGCGCCGTGTTCGGCCTGCCCGACGAACGCTGGGGCGAGGCCGTCGCCGCGGCCGTGATTGCGCGCGCCGACAGCACTGCCAGCGAAGCCGAGCTGATCGAATACTGCCGTGAACGCCTGGCCGGCTTCAAGACGCCCAAACGCATCTTCTTTCGCACTTCGATGCCCATCAGCGCCGCGAACAAGCTGCTCAAACGCGAGCTCAAGGCCGAATACGCATGTGAGCTGAAAGCCTGACCAGGCAACCACCACGAAAATTAAGGAGACAAACCATGGCAAACGCCTCCTGATTAGCGTGAATCACGCGCGGCGTGATGCCGAGCTACCCGCTACCCGCCTGCGGGAGAGCAACCGTGTTCCGCGTCAAGCAGTCGAGGCTGCAGTACGGTGCGGATTCCAAAGCTGCCGGGTACGCAGGATGGCATTGAGTCGGTAGGGTGGGCAAAGGCCGTAGGCCGTGCCCACGCGGACGTTCACGCCCGGCCACCGCGTGGGCACGCTGCGCTTTGCCCACCCGGCCGACAGGCGCGGGGTTCGCGCAGATCGTGACGGCGCCGAAATCGACGCTGCGGGGATCGAATGCCAGCTCGCACAAGGTGTCGCTGGCGGTGGCGGTCACCGCGACCGACAGGGTTTCGCCGTGGATACCCAGAGCGGTCAGTTCGGTGGCAACGGTCCTGGTTTCGGTGGCGGTGAAGCTAATCTCGAAATCCAGCGACTCGCCCGGCGCCAGTGGGGTGGCTTCGTCCAGCGCCGGGCTCAGCGTCAGTGCCGGCGCGTTTTCGATGGAAACCGACTGCAGCGCGCAGCCCGGCTTTTCGGCACCGTTGCTCAGGCTCAGCGTCAGCGTCGCGGTGCTGTCGAGCTTCACGCTGCCGAAGTCCAGCGATGCCGGGATTTCCAGCCGGTCGATGAGACCGTTGCCATTGCTGTCGATGGTCTCGATCGATCCGCTGGCATCGTCGCTGGCGAGCGTGACCGCCGGGTCGATCACCGGCAGCAACACGTTGGTGACCCGGCTGCCGGCGCCGCCCTGGGCCGTCGCCTCGACGCTCAGCAGCAGGTCGCCGGCGACCTCCGGCCGAACGGTGCCGACGAGGTCGCCGCCGTCCTGCGTCAGATTCAGCGTGGCCTGATGAGCGCCGGCATCGGTGAGCGTCAGCGTGCCGCGATCCAGCGGCAGCGCCGCGCCGTTGCGCGTCATCGAGAAACGGATCGCGGAGTCCGCGCCGAGCACGCCGATCTGCGGCGTCGCGTAGAGATAGGCCGCGTCGGCGAGACCGACCGGGAAGGCCGACAGGACCGCCCGGCTCTCGCCCGAAGTTCCGGTGACCTTGACGCGCAGCGTCGCCACGCCGCTCTGCGCGGCGCTGATCGTTCCCTGGATCACGCCGAGGCCGCCGAGCCCGAGGTCGCCGATGCTGACGACGAGGCGCATGGTTCCCTCCATGGGTTGCTCGGGACTATTCGGGGCCGGACGGACAGGCGAAATACGGCGCTTCCAATGCGTCGACCTGCCAGGTGGAATCGGAAAAGACGGCGCCGCGGTGGGTCCGCTCGCGCCGCAGGACCACCACCCAGGCGCCGCGCTCTTCGGGAACCACGCCTTCGAGCCGCAAGGAGGTCTGCGCGTCGGCCTGCAGGTCTCGCTGCCGCACGCCGTCCCAGACGTCGATCGAATAAAAGGCGTCGCGGCCGAGGTTGTTGCCGAGGTCGATGAAGGTCCGCAGCCAGCCCAATGGCCGCGCGTCCTCGTGATCGAGACGGTTGGCGAACAGGATTAAGCAGGCACCCAGGTCGATCAGCCGGGCATCGCGAAGCGTGCCGCGGGTATCGGCTCCCGGCGGGAAGCGCTCGGCCGGAATGAAGGTATTGGCGCCGCTGCCGCGTTGGTAGACGGCATCGGTGACCCTCTCGGCCCGAGGCGGCTCGGCGCCCGGTTCGATGAACACGAAGGGCTCTGGCGGTGCCCACTCCTGCGCACGCACAGGCCAGGGCGCCGGGCGTGACGGCAATAGAAGGTTTCGCGGTTGGCGGCCGGGTCCGAATACAGCGCCTGCACGCCCGGCAGTGCCGTCAGGTCGACACGGCGCGAGGGCGTCGCCATCGCCGTCGCCATGGCCTGTCCGGCGAGTACGCAAAGCAGCGCCCCCAACGCGATCCTCGCCCGCAAACGGAACATCCTGTTCCCCCCGCATGCCGATTCCCCAAGCGCCGCCGATGGTCTCCGATTCCGTTCGAGTGTCCCGCGGTGCGCCACCGGACACGAGCTTAGCGGCAAAGTCGCCGATTGGACATCACCTGAACAGGTGATGTTTTTACCTGCGGGCGATACCGGCCCTCGATGAGACGGGCTGCGGTTCTGCCGGTGCGGTGCTTGCGTGCGGGGCTTCGAGGCGATAGCCTGCCCCAGCGCCGATTTGTTCCCGCTTGCGGGCGCTTTACAAATACCAGCTAACAGCCAGCCGCGAGCGCCACCCTGCACAATGAATCGCCTGCGGCATGGCCGTAGCCCTCACCCACCGCTCGCAGTCGCGAGCGGTCCCCCTCTCCCGCAAGCGGGCGAGGGTCGGTCGGCATCACGCCGCGCGTGATTCACGCTAAAAGGGGCCTGGCGTTCGAGTGACCGTAAGCCCGTTTGGCGAAAGCTGGCGGGCTTTTGTGTTTTCGGAGATTGCGTTGAACGATTCCTTTGACCCGGCCTGGAGCGTCGATACCCTCGGCATTCGCGCGGCCGAACTGCGTAGCCAATGGGGCGAGCATTCGCCGGGCATTTTCGCCACCTCCAGCTTCTGCTTCGACAGCGCCGAGCAGGCGCAGGCGACGTTTGCCGAGCAGCGCGGCGGCTACATCTATTCGCGCTTCACCAATCCCACCGTGGCGGCCTTCGAGCAGCGGCTGGCGGCGATGGAAGGCGGCGACGCCTGCGTCGCCACCGCCAGCGGCATGGCGGCGATCCTGTCGCTGAGCCTGACGCTGCTCAAGCAGGGCGACCACGTCATCGCCTCGCGCACCTTGTTCGGTTCCACGATTTCGCTGTTCAACAACTACGTCGCCAAATTCGGCGTGCGTTTCAGTTATGTCGATCCCTGCGATCTCGACGCCTGGCGCGAGCAGATGGGGCCGGACACGAAGATGCTGTTCGTGGAAACGCCGACCAATCCGCTGGGGGAGATCGTGGACCTGCGCGGCCTGGCCGATATCGCGCATCGGGGCGAGGCGCTGCTGGTGGTCGACAACTGCTTTCTCACCCCGGCCCTGCAACGGCCGCTGTCGCTGGGCGCCGATCTGGTGATGCACTCGGCCACCAAGTATCTGGACGGACAGGGCCGCTGCGTCGGCGGTGCCATCGTCGGCGATGCGCAGCGCGTCGGCAAGCAGTTGTTCGGTTTCATGCGCACCTGCGGGCCGTGCATGAGCCCGTTCAATGCCTGGGTGTTTCTCAAGGGCCTGGAAACCCTGAATCTGCGCATGCGCGCCCACGGCGATGGCGCGCAGCGCATCGCAGAATGGCTGGCACAGCATCCGGCGGTGGCGCAGGTGCACTACGCCGGGCTGGCCAGCCACCCGCAGCATGAACTGGCCAAGGCGCAGCAATCCGGCTTCGGCGGCATCGTTTCTTTCGAGTTGCACGGCGGCCAGGCGGCGGCGTTCCGCATGATCAACGCCACCCGTCTGCTCTCGATCACCGCCAATCTCGGTGACACGCGCAGCACCGTCACGCATCCGGCGACCACCACGCATCTGCGCATCGGGCCGGAGCTGCGCGAGCGAGCCGGCATTCGCGATGGCCTGGTACGGCTGTCGATCGGCCTGGAAGGCGTCGACGATTTGATCGCCGACCTGGAGCAGGCACTGGTGTGAGCGACGCCGGGTTGCAGGCGGTCTACGATGCGCTGGTCGAATGCGATCCGGTCGAGAAGTGCCGCAAGCTCGGAGGGGTCGAAATCGGCGAGGGCATCGCCCGGGTACCGCGCGCGCAGCCGGTCGAAGCGATCCCCGGCCGGCCGCCACGGCCGCTGTTGTGCCACCCGCGCGAGATGCCGAAACGCAGTCTCGGCGGGCCGGCCGGTCGCGCGGCGCTGCTGCACGCGGTGGCGCATATCGAGTTCAACGCCATCAACCTGGCGCTGGACGCGATCTGGCGTTTCGAGGCGATGCCCGCGGACTATTACCACGACTGGCTCAGCGTGGCCCGTGACGAGGCGCGCCATTTCGGCCTGTGCCGGCAGCGCCTGCGCGAAATGGGCCTGGACTACGGCGAGCTGCCGGCGCACGACGGCCTGTGGGAAGCCGCGCAGAAGACCGCGCACGACGTACTGGCGCGCATGGCCTGCGTGCCGCGTGTGCTGGAAGCGCGCGGCCTGGACGTGACGCCCGGCATGATCGAGCGCCTGCGCCAGGCCGGGGACGAACGCAGCGTCGCCGTGCTGGAGGTGATTCTGCACGAGGAAGTGCGCCATGTGGCCATCGGCACGCGCTGGTTCCGTGAACTGTGCGCGCAGCGCCAACTGCCGCCGGACCCGACCTTTCGCGACTTGCTGGCGCGACATCAGATGCAGGTCCGGCCGCCGTTCAACTGGCCGGCGCGCGAGGCGGCGGGGTTTGTGCGCTGCGAGCTTCCTGGCCTTTGATCAAGGCGCTGCCGCCTGGTCCCCCATGGGGGAATGCGTGAAGACCAGCGGTTGCTTGACCTCGAGCGACTGTATCGTCACGTCGACATCGGCGATGCTGATGCCTAGCAGATCGAGCAGCGCAAATACCAGTGAATCAATTGCCGTGAGCAATGGAGTGAGCAGGTCCACGAGAAAGTTTGTCAGCACGTTAAGGAGATCGGTAATGTGCAAAATATCGAGCAATTTCAACACGAGCCACAGGACGCCCCCCAGCAGGCTCGGATCTTCGAAAACCAGGCCCCCATCGGCAAGAACCGCATTGACCGAATCGATCAGGTCCGACACGAGCGGGGACAGCGCACTGTCGGCTGAGGCTTCGGTGGCAGCCGGATAAGGGCCTTCTACCGTATCGGCGATGCCCTCGTTACCGATCACGCTTACGATGACGGGATCCGCCAAACCGAGCTTGAGTATCGGTAAGCCCAGGAGCGACAGCGAAATCAGCTTGGTTGGTGCCTCCAGTGAGTCGACGCCCTCCGGCGCGGCGCCGCCAGGCAGATAGGCGCCGATACCGGCGCGCAGGGTCGCCGTCTTGCTGAGCACATCAACAGCCGGTTCGGGATGGTGGAGATCCTGGCACTGCACGGCTTCGGCGACCGACTCGGCCTGAGCCGCCTCCACCACCACGGCCAGGCTGATGGCCCCAGCGCCGTCGGCGCCCAGCAACGCCGCCGGATTCAGTATCGAAAGCAGGTTGGCATTGACCACAATGGCCACCTGCGAGGTTCGTGCGCGCACGCGTGGGGCACCATCGGAGAAGTAGCCTGGTGCGCCGGCGGCGATCTGCGACGGTTCGATGATGTTGATGGAGACCTGCAAGTCCGCGAGGCTGCCGACGATGGCTGAAAGCGGGCCCAGAAGAGGCTTCAAGGCTTCGGCGCTGAGGTCGACGGCCACCGGGATGCCTTCGGCGCCGCCTTCGGCGAGCCCGCGCAGCAGCTCGAGCACGTTGATCGGTAGCGCGCCGACCACGCCTTCCAAACCATTTTCAACGATGACGACGTTTCCGGGCGAGACCGTGATCGACGGGTCCACAACGTCGGCGAGGTTTTCGACGATGCCGCGTGTGACCAGAAGGTCGACAGCGCCGACCGTGACGTCGAGCGTGGTGGCGATCGCATTGAGCAACAGCGGTAATTCAATGTCGGTGGTCAGCAGGGAGTTGATGCCGCGCGGATCGTTCTCGCTGGTCGCCAGACCGAGTTCGACGGCGATCGAGCCGAGTGTGACGCTTGCATCCGCCAGCGCGTGATAGGAGGCTACATCGAGCTGAATGTCGGTTCGCAGCAAGGTGCCCAGCAGGGCATTGAGCAGGATCGATTGTGTAGTGTCCAGCGAAAGCAGGGTTGAACCGACGCTCATCGCGACTTGCGGTATCTGTCGGGCAGAGGCGTAGACGACGAGTTCGTTCGCAGAGCTTCCTTCAGTCGGGAACGGAAAGAAGCGTCTCGGGAACGGGCGGTGGAGTTCGACGTAGACCGCGTCGGCTTCGTCGATATCGGTCAGCGTGAATGTGCGGCTGCCGGCGCTGGACGTTTCTTTACCTACCTCGAAAAAGGAGCCGCCTTCCTCCAGAGTCGTCCAGGACGCACCGTTGGTTTCCAGAGACAGCTTGATATTGTCCTCGACATCCTTCTTCGTTGCCATTTCTGTGCCATCGCAACGTGCGATGGCGCGCGAAGCGTCCAGCGCCGCCATGTCCGCCTGCTTCTGCAGCACGCGCTTGGCGAAGTAGAGATTGCCGATGTCCAGTGCCAGGAATACCGCCGATAGCATGGCAATGAGGCCGATACCTGCGATGACGGCCACTGCGCCGCGTTGGCGGTGGCGTCCATGCAGGGAATATCCGTATTCCATAAGGCTGTTCCTGATCCATCCAGATATTCGGATTGTGGGATCGATCATCCCTGCTGCGCGCATGCGGAGGGACGAACGGCTGCGGCGATGCGACCGGAGGCTATTTCGCGGCCGGTCCGCCGACGAGGCGGCGTTCCCAATCCGCACCGGTGAGGCGCAGGTATTCGCAGCGCCGCGGGCGCCAGTCCGCCAGCACGATGCGCTCGCGGCCGCCGGCCAGGGCGTGCTCGGCGGGGCGGTGCGTGTGGCCGTGGATCATGCGGGTGCAGCCATGCCGTTCGAGTTCGCGTTCGATCGCGGCGGTGCTGACGTCGGTGATCTGCTCGGGCTTGCCGCGCTGCGCATCGGCGCTGCGATGGCGCAGGCCGCCGGCAATCCGTTCGCGCAGGCGTCGCGGCAGGGCGACGAAGCCCGCCTGCGCGACGCGGTTGCGGGCGAAACGGCGCCAGCGCTGGTAGGCGACGTCGTCTTCGCAGTAACGGTCGCCATGCGACAGCAGCGTGGCGACGCCGCCGAAATGCAGGTGGCGCGGCTCGCCCAGCAACGCCACGCCGGTGGCGGCGGCGAAACGTTCGCCGACCAGGAAATCGCGGTTGCCGTGCATGAAGCCGATGCGCGTGCCGCTGCGGGTGCAGTCGAGCAGGGCCGCGCATTCGGCGGCGTAGACTTCCAGGCCCACGTCGTCGCCGATCCAGTATTCGAACAGGTCGCCGAGGATATAGACGGACTGCGCGTCGGCGGCCGGTCCTCGCAGAAACGCGATGAAACGCTCGCGCAAGGACGACGGCCCTGGCGGCAGATGCAGGTCCGCCAGAAGCAGGACCGCACCCGCGGCGGGAGGGGGCATCGCGGGCCTGGTGCTACTGGCCGGCATCCGAGCCGTCCACCGGCACGATGCTCTGGATGCTCACGGTCGTTTGCGGGACATCGCGCGGGAACGGGCCCTTGGAACCGGTCGGTGCGGTG containing:
- a CDS encoding AMP-binding protein — encoded protein: MSITALEMNLLRRQNLGDGLRRSALAAPNKPAIIYYTTDGKSRSVTYAELNSMANAVAHNLTKRGIAKGDKVAALSRNSIEFLVLGHALHKIGAWLVPINFMLQPPDVQHLIGFSETKWFFVEDALLGNVSPVLDKLTGVQQFVQFGPSPSRPAGWMAFDELLPGPTHEPEVLIESDDVATLLFTSGTESAPKGVLSSHANYYAAHMGWSMNIGYSKDDCFLVSIPLIHMAAYLFCTLCLTHQITIVMTQSPQPVQMIELIERHRITATALPPTLYVALIACPNFKTCDLSSASKFVSWASTIPKAMIDGWKQVAPNLRFYSGQGMSETTAAPQTVGSIASWDEMPNGDGRWVGWPAAYCVELRLVDDEDKDVPIGTAGEQIVRGPAVMKGYYKNEETNQRVFRGGWFHTGDVMFRDAAGNHFFADRKKDMIKSGGENVYCQEVESVLGTHPAVMQCAVFGLPDERWGEAVAAAVIARADSTASEAELIEYCRERLAGFKTPKRIFFRTSMPISAANKLLKRELKAEYACELKA
- a CDS encoding O-succinylhomoserine sulfhydrylase — protein: MNDSFDPAWSVDTLGIRAAELRSQWGEHSPGIFATSSFCFDSAEQAQATFAEQRGGYIYSRFTNPTVAAFEQRLAAMEGGDACVATASGMAAILSLSLTLLKQGDHVIASRTLFGSTISLFNNYVAKFGVRFSYVDPCDLDAWREQMGPDTKMLFVETPTNPLGEIVDLRGLADIAHRGEALLVVDNCFLTPALQRPLSLGADLVMHSATKYLDGQGRCVGGAIVGDAQRVGKQLFGFMRTCGPCMSPFNAWVFLKGLETLNLRMRAHGDGAQRIAEWLAQHPAVAQVHYAGLASHPQHELAKAQQSGFGGIVSFELHGGQAAAFRMINATRLLSITANLGDTRSTVTHPATTTHLRIGPELRERAGIRDGLVRLSIGLEGVDDLIADLEQALV
- a CDS encoding ferritin-like domain-containing protein codes for the protein MSDAGLQAVYDALVECDPVEKCRKLGGVEIGEGIARVPRAQPVEAIPGRPPRPLLCHPREMPKRSLGGPAGRAALLHAVAHIEFNAINLALDAIWRFEAMPADYYHDWLSVARDEARHFGLCRQRLREMGLDYGELPAHDGLWEAAQKTAHDVLARMACVPRVLEARGLDVTPGMIERLRQAGDERSVAVLEVILHEEVRHVAIGTRWFRELCAQRQLPPDPTFRDLLARHQMQVRPPFNWPAREAAGFVRCELPGL
- a CDS encoding pilus assembly protein TadG-related protein, translating into MEYGYSLHGRHRQRGAVAVIAGIGLIAMLSAVFLALDIGNLYFAKRVLQKQADMAALDASRAIARCDGTEMATKKDVEDNIKLSLETNGASWTTLEEGGSFFEVGKETSSAGSRTFTLTDIDEADAVYVELHRPFPRRFFPFPTEGSSANELVVYASARQIPQVAMSVGSTLLSLDTTQSILLNALLGTLLRTDIQLDVASYHALADASVTLGSIAVELGLATSENDPRGINSLLTTDIELPLLLNAIATTLDVTVGAVDLLVTRGIVENLADVVDPSITVSPGNVVIVENGLEGVVGALPINVLELLRGLAEGGAEGIPVAVDLSAEALKPLLGPLSAIVGSLADLQVSINIIEPSQIAAGAPGYFSDGAPRVRARTSQVAIVVNANLLSILNPAALLGADGAGAISLAVVVEAAQAESVAEAVQCQDLHHPEPAVDVLSKTATLRAGIGAYLPGGAAPEGVDSLEAPTKLISLSLLGLPILKLGLADPVIVSVIGNEGIADTVEGPYPAATEASADSALSPLVSDLIDSVNAVLADGGLVFEDPSLLGGVLWLVLKLLDILHITDLLNVLTNFLVDLLTPLLTAIDSLVFALLDLLGISIADVDVTIQSLEVKQPLVFTHSPMGDQAAAP
- a CDS encoding UDP-2,3-diacylglucosamine diphosphatase, producing MPPPAAGAVLLLADLHLPPGPSSLRERFIAFLRGPAADAQSVYILGDLFEYWIGDDVGLEVYAAECAALLDCTRSGTRIGFMHGNRDFLVGERFAAATGVALLGEPRHLHFGGVATLLSHGDRYCEDDVAYQRWRRFARNRVAQAGFVALPRRLRERIAGGLRHRSADAQRGKPEQITDVSTAAIERELERHGCTRMIHGHTHRPAEHALAGGRERIVLADWRPRRCEYLRLTGADWERRLVGGPAAK